Proteins found in one Ovis canadensis isolate MfBH-ARS-UI-01 breed Bighorn chromosome 20, ARS-UI_OviCan_v2, whole genome shotgun sequence genomic segment:
- the LOC138425467 gene encoding olfactory receptor 10C1-like, with product MSINCSLWQDNSMSVKHFAFTKFSEVTEQCWLLFSLILLMFLASLTGNALIALAIWTNPVLHTPMYFFLANLSLLEIGYTCSVIPKMLQSLASEARGISREGCAIQMFFFALFGISECYLLAAMAFDRYTAICSPLHYATRMSHGVCLHLAMVSWGVGCIVSLGQTNYIFSLDFCGPCEIDHFFCDLPPILALACGDTSHNEAAVFVVATLCISSPFLLITASYGRILAAVLIMSSPEGRRKALSTCSSHLLVVTLFYGSASVSYLRPKSSHSPGVDKLLALFYTVVTSMLNPIIYSLRNKEVKTALWRTLGKKKL from the coding sequence ATGAGCATCAATTGTTCCTTGTGGCAAGACAACAGCATGTCTGTGAAACACTTTGCATTTACCAAATTCTCTGAGGTCACCGAACAGTGTTGGCTCTTATTTTCCCTCATCTTACTCATGTTCTTAGCATCACTGACAGGCAATGCTCTCATAGCCCTTGCCATCTGGACCAATCCAGTCCTCCATACCCCTATGTACTTCTTCCTGGCCAACTTGTCTCTCTTAGAGATTGGATACACTTGCTCTGTCATACCCAAGATGCTGCAGAGCCTTGCAAGTGAGGCCCGAGGAATCTCTCGGGAGGGCTGTGCTATACAGATGTTTTTCTTTGCCTTATTTGGTATCAGTGAATGCTATCTTTTGGCAGCCATGGCTTTTGATCGCTATACAGCCATATGCTCCCCACTTCACTATGCAACACGAATGAGTCATGGAGTGTGTCTCCATTTAGCAATGGTTTCTTGGGGAGTGGGTTGCATAGTAAGCTTGGGCCAAACCaactatattttttctttggacTTCTGTGGCCCCTGTGAAATAGACCACTTCTTCTGTGACCTCCCCCCTATTCTAGCACTAGCGTGTGGAGATACATCCCATAATGAGGCTGCAGTCTTTGTTGTGGCCACTCTTTGCATTTCCAGCCCATTTTTATTAATCACTGCTTCTTATGGCAGAATTCTAGCTGCTGTGCTCATCATGTCATCCCCTGAAGGTCGCCGAAAGGCTCTTTCCACCTGTTCTTCCCACCTACTGGTAGTAACACTCTTCTATGGCTCAGCGTCTGTCAGCTATTTGAGGCCTAAGTCTAGCCATTCACCTGGGGTAGATAAACTCCTGGCCCTCTTCTACACAGTGGTGACATCTATGCTCAATCCTATCATCTACAGTTTACGAAACAAGGAAGTCAAGACAGCTCTTTGGAGAACTCTGGGCAAGAAAAAGCTTTGA